Proteins encoded in a region of the Podarcis muralis chromosome 6, rPodMur119.hap1.1, whole genome shotgun sequence genome:
- the APOD gene encoding apolipoprotein D: protein MAVHWVLLPFILGLLGGTQGQTFHMGSCPDPPVQEGFDVNKYQGIWYEIEKLPSNFEKGKCIQAHYELKENGKVRVVNKELLSDGSINQIEGEAFQRDHHEPAKLQVKFSSFMPAAPYWVLSTDYENYTLIYSCTNFLWLFHVDYAWIMSRTRQLPPETVEHLKSTLHSYKIETARMMPTDQENCPSDM, encoded by the exons ATGGCAGTCCACTGGGTGCTGCTCCCCTTCATCCTGGGACTCCTCGGCGGGACCCAGGGGCAAACTTTCCACATGGGGAGCTGCCCAGACCCTCCAGTCCAGGAAGGCTTTGACGTCAACAAG tATCAGGGGATATGGTACGAGATTGAGAAGCTGCCATCCAATTTTGAGAAAGGGAAATGTATCCAGGCACACTATGAGCTCAAGGAAAACGGGAAAGTGAGAGTGGTGAACAAAGAACTCCT CTCTGACGGCTCCATCAACCAGATTGAGGGGGAAGCCTTCCAAAGAGACCACCATGAACCGGCGAAGCTGCAGGTCAAGTTTAGCTCGT TCATGCCAGCAGCACCCTACTGGGTCCTCTCCACAGACTACGAGAACTACACGCTGATCTACTCCTGCACAAATTTCCTCTGGCTCTTCCATGTGGATTACGCCTGGATCATGTCCAGAACCCGCCAGCTGCCCCCGGAGACGGTGGAGCACCTCAAGAGCACCCTGCATTCCTACAAGATTGAGACGGCTCGCATGATGCCCACCGACCAGGAGAACTGCCCATCGGACATGTAG